The nucleotide sequence AACCAACAACGAATGAACCAACAGCAACAGCAAGATGAAGCGGTCCTGTTGAATTTGAAATGAACAATTTACCAAGAGAAAGCAACGCAATAAATTCTTTAAGAGAAAGCGTTTCATCCAACAGAATTGCTTTCTCGCCAATTATTTTGGAAACATTTATCAACAACTCTCTTTCATTTTTTCCACCGCTTACAAGAAGTTTTGTATTTGGAATTTCTCCAATTTGCTTTCCGAGTAATCCAAAATTTTTCCAATGCCAATTTCTCGATGAACCTCCACTTCCCGGATGAAGAATGACAAGCGAATCTGTTTCAAAAATATGTTTTTGCTGCAAAAGTTTTTGAACTTTGTCTTTTGCTACTTCATCAACAACTAATTGGGGAAATATTTTTTCTTTTGAAACAACGCCAAGCGGAGAAAGTAAATTGAGATTGTATTCGAGTTCGTGCTTGTTGCCATTTTTACGATGTTCATACACTTTTTTATTGAACAGAAACGAGTACAAACGATAACCCGTTCCAACACGAATTGGAATTTGAACAAAAAAAAATAGCAACGCCAATCGCCATGAAGGTTTCACAATAACTGCGGCATCAAATTTCTTTTCGCGAAAGAGTCTTACCATTTGAAAAAAAGGAACATGGTCGTAAAAAATCACTTCAATATTCTCTGAATATGAATGGACAATATCCGAAGTGTAACTGCTGATAAGCATAGAAATTTCGACGCTGGGAAATTGCCGTCGAAGCGCTGTTACAAGCGGAAGAGTAAGAATTACGTCGCCGATTCTATCCGTGCGAACAATGAGGATTCTTGAAAGTGTTTTCAATACGTGTTATCAGTTTTCGATATAGGGTTTTGTCAGTAACATTGGCGTTGTTTCTTCTGCTCTTTCAGCCGTTGAAGATTGCATCCATGCGCGATCACTCAACACAGTTCGTTCCGTCCAGTTACTTACCGCCATAAGATAAGCC is from Ignavibacteria bacterium and encodes:
- a CDS encoding glycosyltransferase family 9 protein, producing the protein MKTLSRILIVRTDRIGDVILTLPLVTALRRQFPSVEISMLISSYTSDIVHSYSENIEVIFYDHVPFFQMVRLFREKKFDAAVIVKPSWRLALLFFFVQIPIRVGTGYRLYSFLFNKKVYEHRKNGNKHELEYNLNLLSPLGVVSKEKIFPQLVVDEVAKDKVQKLLQQKHIFETDSLVILHPGSGGSSRNWHWKNFGLLGKQIGEIPNTKLLVSGGKNERELLINVSKIIGEKAILLDETLSLKEFIALLSLGKLFISNSTGPLHLAVAVGSFVVGFFPQIPHLSSTRWGPYTENKIEFSPNNKPIDCNNCISVNECECMNSISVEEVFEKIKSKLQNSNGR